A single region of the Parafrankia irregularis genome encodes:
- a CDS encoding anti-sigma factor — MNPTPSTGGAENSGGISGEATHEGGPHDVVQLTLPAASAYLTVLRTATASLAARLDFTLDDIEDLRIAVDEACALLLVSAVPGSSLECRFALEPGVMKVLVTVESLDGEPPSRETFAWTVLTALAGDVSSSTGPGSRVSIALQKRRGVRADLGEPPAGHVRGSGAASAAALGDTVGTL, encoded by the coding sequence GTGAATCCGACGCCTTCTACCGGCGGCGCGGAGAACTCCGGCGGCATCTCGGGCGAAGCCACCCACGAGGGCGGCCCGCACGACGTCGTCCAGCTCACCCTGCCCGCCGCGAGCGCCTATCTGACCGTCCTGCGGACGGCCACGGCGTCCCTCGCGGCCCGCTTGGACTTCACTCTCGACGACATCGAGGATCTTCGTATCGCGGTGGACGAGGCCTGCGCACTGCTGCTCGTCTCCGCTGTTCCCGGTTCGTCGCTGGAATGCAGATTCGCCCTGGAACCTGGCGTTATGAAGGTCCTGGTCACAGTCGAAAGCCTGGACGGCGAGCCGCCGTCCCGGGAGACGTTCGCCTGGACGGTCCTGACCGCGCTGGCCGGTGACGTCTCCAGCTCGACGGGCCCGGGTTCCCGGGTCAGCATTGCCCTTCAGAAGCGTCGCGGCGTCCGGGCCGACCTGGGTGAGCCCCCGGCCGGGCACGTACGCGGCTCAGGCGCGGCCTCCGCAGCGGCCCTCGGCGACACGGTAGGCACGTTGTGA
- a CDS encoding RNA polymerase sigma factor SigF: protein MTSAGRTPTTPRSAPAGHAGGLDSAGAGDPVTAISQRSADDVAGVTALSGAGTDHGGLGHAEPTVGPRSERGSAAGGQPASAASTASALGEQANPDDAVDAAGPAGPGGSDEPGSARSDAEPGSGTDSDTDPDGADSSERSGSTSPDRVRARLLFARLVSLPEGDPERAALRDQLVRMHLPLVEYLARRFRNRGEPLDDLVQVATIGLIKSVDRFDPERGVEFSTYATPTIVGEIKRHFRDKGWAIRVPRRLQELKLSLTKATSELSQSLGRSPTVSEIARHLEMTEEEVLEGLESANAYSAVSLDAPDSGDDEAPAVADTLGVQDESLEGVEYRESLKPLLEKLPPREKRILLLRFFGNMTQSQIANELGISQMHVSRLLARTLAQLRRGLLEDG, encoded by the coding sequence GTGACTTCAGCCGGCAGAACACCCACCACACCTCGATCAGCGCCCGCGGGCCACGCGGGCGGCCTCGACTCCGCGGGCGCGGGCGACCCCGTCACCGCGATCAGCCAGCGCAGCGCCGACGACGTCGCCGGCGTGACCGCGCTGTCCGGGGCCGGAACCGACCACGGCGGCCTCGGCCACGCCGAGCCAACCGTCGGCCCGCGCTCCGAGCGCGGGTCCGCGGCAGGCGGGCAACCCGCCTCGGCCGCATCGACGGCCTCGGCCCTGGGCGAGCAGGCCAATCCGGACGATGCCGTCGACGCGGCCGGGCCAGCCGGCCCGGGCGGGTCGGACGAGCCGGGTTCAGCCCGGTCGGATGCCGAACCGGGTTCGGGCACGGACTCGGACACGGATCCGGATGGAGCCGACAGCTCCGAGCGGTCCGGCAGCACCTCGCCGGACCGGGTCCGGGCCCGCCTCCTGTTCGCCCGCCTGGTCTCCCTGCCCGAGGGCGACCCCGAGCGGGCGGCGCTGCGCGACCAGCTCGTCCGCATGCACCTTCCGCTGGTCGAATACCTCGCTCGTCGGTTCCGAAACCGCGGCGAGCCGCTCGACGACCTGGTGCAGGTCGCGACGATCGGCCTCATCAAGTCGGTGGACCGGTTCGATCCGGAGCGTGGCGTCGAGTTCTCGACCTACGCGACACCGACGATCGTCGGTGAGATCAAGCGGCACTTCCGGGACAAGGGCTGGGCCATCCGGGTTCCGCGCCGGCTCCAGGAGCTGAAGCTCTCGCTGACGAAGGCGACCTCCGAGCTGTCCCAGTCGCTCGGACGGTCGCCGACCGTCAGCGAGATCGCCCGCCATCTGGAGATGACCGAGGAGGAGGTGCTCGAGGGCCTGGAGTCCGCGAACGCCTACTCCGCGGTCTCGCTCGACGCCCCGGACTCCGGCGACGACGAGGCCCCGGCTGTCGCCGACACCCTCGGGGTGCAGGACGAGTCCCTGGAGGGCGTGGAGTACCGCGAGTCCCTCAAGCCACTCCTGGAGAAGCTGCCGCCGCGCGAGAAGCGCATCCTGCTGCTCCGCTTCTTCGGCAACATGACGCAGTCGCAGATCGCGAACGAGCTCGGGATCTCGCAGATGCACGTGTCCCGGCTGCTTGCCCGCACCCTGGCCCAGCTGCGCCGCGGGCTGCTGGAAGACGGCTGA
- a CDS encoding diacylglycerol/lipid kinase family protein, whose amino-acid sequence MHGLLVVNPVATTTTERVRDVLATALTADVALETVVTKGRGHGVELGVHARELGVDVVIVLGGDGTVNEVVNGLVSSGPASDGPALAVVPGGSTNVFARALGYSPSPVEATGELLAALREGRSRDVSVGLAHYGDQQRYFAFCLGMGLDADVVAAVERRRQKGRRSTPGLFLRCALAEMMKRTGRSGPTIKVTTAATPAEGATPTEGGAAAEGTADDAAPAEVSLAIVCNTRPWTYLNNQPVAACPQASFDTGLDLVGLRRARMTSVVRTGLQMLGDSPDPHGRNVVRLHDASSITLDADRPVTVQMDGEVLGLFESVELANEASALRVIA is encoded by the coding sequence ATGCACGGGCTGCTGGTCGTCAATCCGGTCGCGACCACGACCACCGAGCGGGTCCGAGACGTGCTCGCCACCGCTCTGACCGCGGACGTCGCCCTGGAGACGGTCGTCACCAAGGGGCGCGGCCACGGCGTCGAGCTCGGTGTCCACGCCCGCGAGCTGGGCGTCGACGTGGTGATCGTGCTCGGTGGCGACGGAACCGTCAACGAGGTCGTCAACGGCCTGGTCAGCAGCGGCCCGGCGAGCGACGGCCCCGCACTCGCCGTGGTGCCCGGCGGCAGCACCAACGTGTTCGCGCGCGCCCTCGGGTACTCTCCGTCCCCCGTCGAGGCGACCGGCGAGCTGCTCGCCGCGCTGCGCGAAGGCCGTTCCCGCGACGTCAGCGTCGGGCTGGCCCACTACGGCGACCAGCAGCGCTACTTCGCCTTCTGCCTGGGCATGGGCCTGGACGCCGATGTGGTGGCCGCGGTCGAACGCCGTCGCCAGAAGGGGCGCCGCAGCACGCCCGGGCTGTTCCTGCGCTGCGCACTCGCCGAGATGATGAAGCGGACCGGGCGCTCCGGTCCGACCATCAAGGTCACGACGGCAGCCACCCCGGCCGAGGGCGCCACACCGACCGAGGGCGGCGCGGCGGCGGAGGGCACGGCGGACGACGCCGCTCCCGCCGAGGTGTCGCTGGCGATCGTGTGCAACACCCGGCCCTGGACCTACCTGAACAACCAGCCGGTAGCCGCGTGCCCCCAGGCGTCCTTCGACACCGGCCTGGACCTGGTGGGCCTGCGGCGGGCCCGGATGACCAGCGTGGTGCGCACCGGCCTGCAGATGCTCGGCGACAGTCCCGATCCGCACGGGCGCAACGTCGTCCGGCTCCATGACGCGTCGTCCATCACGCTGGACGCCGACCGCCCGGTCACGGTGCAGATGGACGGCGAGGTACTCGGGCTCTTCGAGTCCGTGGAGCTCGCCAACGAGGCGAGCGCGCTGCGGGTGATCGCCTGA
- a CDS encoding glycerophosphodiester phosphodiesterase — translation MEVLGHRGSRSPGPENTVEAVDAALRAGADGVELDVRRSADGDLVCVHDARLPRVGGLGGRAVIRRSTRELAGHGIPALTEMIDAWGGRGRLILEIKNQPGQPDFDAPRERTAQALIELLRARGDGHADATAAGITVSSFDWFAIEAVRDAGIGVGTAFLTMPRMSVSGGIAYVRAAGHAELHAHLSAVRRAPDAVARARRAGIRLVTWTVTDPGAALELQDAGVDGIICDDPTAIRRALGRGEPTGGRPDGNGAVGNGAVGNGADDGGPHRSGPDGGGADGGKDAR, via the coding sequence ATGGAGGTTCTGGGGCATCGTGGCAGCCGGTCGCCCGGCCCGGAGAACACGGTCGAGGCCGTGGATGCCGCGTTACGAGCCGGCGCGGACGGAGTCGAGCTGGACGTCCGCCGCAGCGCCGACGGCGACCTGGTGTGCGTGCACGACGCTCGGCTGCCGCGTGTGGGCGGCCTCGGTGGGCGTGCGGTCATTCGCCGGTCGACGCGGGAGCTGGCCGGCCACGGCATCCCCGCGCTCACGGAGATGATCGACGCCTGGGGCGGCCGCGGGCGGCTCATTCTGGAGATCAAGAACCAGCCGGGCCAGCCGGACTTCGACGCGCCGCGGGAGCGGACGGCCCAGGCGCTGATCGAGCTCCTGCGCGCCAGGGGCGACGGCCACGCCGATGCCACGGCGGCGGGGATCACGGTGTCGTCCTTCGACTGGTTCGCGATCGAGGCGGTCCGGGACGCCGGGATCGGTGTCGGGACCGCGTTTCTGACAATGCCGCGCATGTCGGTCAGCGGCGGGATCGCCTACGTCCGCGCGGCCGGCCACGCAGAGCTGCACGCGCACCTGTCCGCCGTGCGCCGTGCGCCGGACGCCGTGGCGCGGGCGCGTCGTGCCGGCATCCGGCTGGTCACCTGGACCGTCACCGACCCGGGGGCCGCGCTGGAGCTTCAGGACGCCGGAGTCGACGGCATCATCTGCGACGACCCGACCGCCATCCGCCGTGCGCTCGGGCGAGGAGAACCGACCGGCGGTCGGCCTGATGGCAACGGAGCCGTTGGCAACGGCGCCGTTGGCAACGGAGCCGACGACGGTGGGCCCCACCGCAGTGGGCCCGACGGCGGTGGGGCCGACGGGGGGAAGGACGCGCGCTGA